The nucleotide sequence CTCGTGTTAGGGCTTCCGGAGGTGTTCAAAGTATGACTATCAACTTAAcaaatatttggagaaaatatGACCGAGACGACCAGCAGGTGATCTTATTAGTTTACATGTTATAATATAACTATATGAGGTAGACGATAAGTCAACTGCGATGGAGCATGGCAAACGAAACCGTCTATGGGAGCTGTTCGGTGGGTTGGGCGTGGGGGCTCGATGGCCGTCGAGTCTAGCAGTGGAAGCGGAGGCAGTAAGGGAAGCGTTGACAGCTTCCAGAGGAGGGTTATGAAAATGTGGTAGTAGAATCCGATTCAATTAACTTGATCTCTATGCTCAAGGTAGAAACAAACCCATATTTTACGATTGCTAGCATTCTTTTTGATATCCGATCCGAGagttagcaaccaagtggagtCCATTGAGTTTGCTTTTGTGCCTCAAGCCCGCAACAGGGCGACTCACTTAATGGTTTCGTTTGTAAACAGAATGATGGGCTACCATAGATGGAGTTTTCTCTTTCCCGAATTTATGTTGAACATTCTTATTGAGAATGTAAACATTGTTATCCgtcttttattataaaaatctatcaattgacaagaaaaaaaagtcGGATATGTTGCTCACCAATACTGACGTAAATTACAAGTATTACAATATGAGTGAATTTTGTTGTATTGTAAGTGGTTGAATACAAGAGCATATGAATTATTACGtgaactaattaataaaaagtttaCGAAAAACTAATTAAGAGGGAGATTAAAACATGTGTTGGAGACAtacaaaaatttgacaaaaccAAGTTTACAACAAATGATCCGAAGGAAAAGGGTTAAAACATAGAATTTGAcatatgtggagaaaatttACACCCCCAATTACTCCTATTATTTTACCTCAAACTTTCAACTTTTATTTAAGAACGGTTCAACTATGAAGCACCTGGTGCTCTGTCCGAGAACCACAAGAGTCGATTTCGTATGAAATAACCTTATCGGCTAACAATTAGCATGCGGATAAATCTCAAATTTAGATCTCACTACTTGACTGCTTGGTGCCATATCCAAGCAAGCAACACACGAGTTTGTTTCGGATGTAATAGACTAATTGACTAACTCATAGTTCTCAAGTCTGAATCTCACTTCGTAAGTGCCAAGTAACACACGAATTGATTTCGGATGAAGTAGATTCATCAACTAACTACTGTCTTAGTGATGTTTCTCGTTCTCTAAAAAAAGGGTATAATGCGTATTTAGcacaaaaacaatttatttttatggtaATATTGTTGCTCACTGTCTAATTtatcacttttaaaataaatttaaatttcaagattCAATTATAGATAAAGGAACTGGATCCCCTCTGGATCCAATAAAAATGAGCCTACTGAGCAGGCAATCcagacctttgaaatttaatctaacggctacaaacagaggtcctttaaaaattataataattgtagccgtttgatcaaatttcaacggcctggATTGCCTGGTCAGTAGGCTCAGTATATATGGATCCGAAAGGGAATCCGATTTCATAGATAAGTACAAATTtgaaagagtaatgttattcataccatgtttttgtaccatattttcttaCCACTTTAagtgacatttgatgtggacagccacattatttgaatgaatcagatttttaaatttagttcattatttaataaactaataattaagaaaaactagttaattaaatgatggtTGTGGTATACTAGGAGCATTTATGCTTCATTTCTTtgaattttacaaatttttcaaatgatttaACTGTCCACATACTATATaagataatataaaaatataatataaaaacatCTTACGAATAGTATTActcaatttgaaaatttatatTACCAAGCATGATCGCAAGCCTATGTTGAGCCACGTTTGCGTGAACCGTTCCAACATCCTCGTGAGCTGTGCCATCCAACTTTCTCGGGTACTAAAAAAACAATAGTAACCTATTATCCAGTGCAGCCAACCCTAGTATTTAATCCCATAGGCTCCGAAAATAATAACGTCTCTCTACCTTCCACGCGTTCATCACGCCACTCCACCTCGCTAGTCCACACAAACACCAGTCAACATCAAACAGAAAACGAAAGTCATCTAATCCGACCGTCCGCAGTCGAGAAGGTCACGCTGCTGGAAACGAACCATCCACGTGGACGGTGAGTAATCCACCAACCCCTGATCTTATCACCCGTGAACACGGTACGATAAATTGGAACGAGCGAGATATACGGATAAAATGAATATGCCCAGAACGTAAGGGATAAGTTCATCGCTAGAGTCATGGGGAGCCGCGCAAAACGAAATTTCTCCCGATTTTAATTCTCGCAACTCGTGAAACAATCGCGAGGGTTTCAAAATATCGTTGTCGTCCAGTCAATTGGGACACCTATATAAAGAGCCAGAGGCCTCCATTGTTGATGTGCTCAATAACCAGTACAAAGCTTCGAcggctctctttctctctctacaattctctggattttctctctctagattacTACAATGGCGTTCAAGAAAACCCTAGCCCAGCGTCTGTTCAGCATCTCCAAGGCGTCGACCCAAACCCTCAGAAACTGCCGGATTTCGTCGTCGGCGGTCCACACCCGACCCTCTCCCAAGCTCCGCGAGACGAGCATCGCGCCCGACCCGGGTGACAATGCCATGTTCCGGAGGTTCCTTCACAAGAGACCGTCGGCGGGGAATTTCCAGAAGCCAGCGATCTGGTCTTTGCCGATGGGGGAAAACCTAATGGAGAAGCTCAAAGTCATGGCCATTGGCCAGGATCGGATCCGATTGGACGGTTTGGCTCCGCCGGAGCCCAAGCCGGAGAGCTCGCCGGTGGCAAAATCGGGATTGACGACGGAGGAAACAAAGAAGCTGCTGAGGGTGGCCCAGCTGGAGGCGGTAAAATCGAAGCTTCGAGAAGTCCGGAAAAGCTGGGTATCGTATTCGGAGTTTGTTCGGATCTGCAGAGAAAGTTGCGCGGATCCGGATATGGGTCTGGGGTTTGCGAAATCGCTGGACGAAAACGGCTCCGTCATCGTATTGGGAAATTCCGTTTGCTTGAAGCCTGAACaggtaaaaaattaatttcttaattctTTAAGTCCCAATTAAATtatcgtttttttattttttggaatttgaatttaatttttgtagttgttt is from Pyrus communis chromosome 10, drPyrComm1.1, whole genome shotgun sequence and encodes:
- the LOC137748357 gene encoding calcium uniporter protein 2, mitochondrial-like, with product MAFKKTLAQRLFSISKASTQTLRNCRISSSAVHTRPSPKLRETSIAPDPGDNAMFRRFLHKRPSAGNFQKPAIWSLPMGENLMEKLKVMAIGQDRIRLDGLAPPEPKPESSPVAKSGLTTEETKKLLRVAQLEAVKSKLREVRKSWVSYSEFVRICRESCADPDMGLGFAKSLDENGSVIVLGNSVCLKPEQVAKAIQELIPIPGTPPDSDDPRIRELEGMERHKFEIDQKAKSLVRKELWCGLGYLVVQTAGFMRLTFWELSWDIMEPICFYVTSMYFMAGYAFFLRTSIEPSFEGFYRSRFQAKQKRLMKLENFDVGRYDELRKACYPDSSDSSEMTATTAFDGAKRKQSGSVH